A window from Corynebacterium singulare encodes these proteins:
- a CDS encoding ABC transporter ATP-binding protein, whose protein sequence is MLSITADYGHTAPLGHLEKNFASGRIYGLAGPNGSGKSTLLATLGGELTPLEGTVECDGHSVGTKKHPSTVITVTEPVFLPDLTVGEHLDLIGKAAGVEVAKLCELWALEPLLPHPASRLSSGQRQRVFLASQLYQPASAVLIDEPERHLDATWTEFLAGELRYLADEENRCIVVASHSDTVTQACDEVVQL, encoded by the coding sequence ATGCTTTCAATCACAGCCGACTACGGACACACCGCACCGCTAGGACACCTTGAGAAAAACTTCGCCTCAGGCCGCATCTATGGCCTCGCTGGCCCCAATGGTTCGGGAAAGTCTACACTTCTCGCAACACTCGGAGGCGAACTCACACCACTCGAGGGCACAGTTGAGTGTGACGGCCATTCCGTTGGCACGAAGAAACACCCCAGCACAGTAATTACAGTGACGGAGCCGGTTTTTCTCCCCGACCTCACCGTGGGTGAGCACCTGGACCTGATCGGAAAGGCGGCAGGGGTGGAAGTCGCCAAGCTCTGCGAACTCTGGGCACTCGAGCCCCTCCTTCCGCACCCTGCCTCACGCCTGTCTTCGGGCCAGCGCCAGCGTGTGTTTCTAGCTTCGCAGTTGTACCAGCCGGCGAGTGCAGTGCTTATCGACGAACCCGAGCGCCACCTCGACGCTACCTGGACTGAGTTCCTCGCAGGTGAATTGCGCTACCTAGCCGACGAAGAAAATCGCTGCATCGTCGTGGCCTCACATTCCGACACCGTCACCCAGGCATGCGACGAGGTGGTGCAGCTGTGA
- a CDS encoding protoporphyrinogen oxidase, with protein sequence MKIAIIGAGLAGLTAAWELRSHEVYVFEAAGRIGGKLHTVAFNGGPTDMGAEAFIRRRKDAVDFFEELGLADSIVEPNGELRPRVYAGGELHFLPKGGVMGIPSEPQDFFTAATNERITNEQPFEWEIGGDVSVGKLVRQQYGDDVVDHVVSALLGGVYSCAADDLGLRATVPHVAAALDTMAQDGPVTLSAAIKQIESGRSPAEGSVFGTFKGGYAELYEALAEKSGAQIHLDTFVSGVTRKGDAFEVTGAPGDLGPFDRVLFATPAPTTARLIKAVAPEAAEQLATVQLASSVVVGFNFASATDPEGNALPDATGILIAADEPDLRAKAFTLSSNKWPHLGEREGFLVRASFGRFGDDALVRAEEDDLVDYALDDLHAITGFDGRAAGVEEIYTQRWFGGIPRYDEKHLATVAAVKNSLDGVAGIAATGAWADGVGVPAVIAGARAAAQGLVS encoded by the coding sequence ATGAAGATCGCGATTATCGGCGCTGGACTAGCTGGTCTGACGGCGGCTTGGGAGCTGCGCTCCCACGAGGTCTACGTGTTTGAGGCCGCCGGCCGCATCGGCGGCAAGCTGCACACGGTTGCCTTCAATGGCGGGCCGACGGACATGGGCGCGGAGGCTTTCATCCGTCGCCGCAAGGATGCCGTGGACTTCTTCGAAGAATTGGGCCTTGCGGATTCTATCGTGGAACCCAACGGCGAGCTGCGCCCACGCGTGTATGCGGGCGGTGAACTGCACTTCCTTCCGAAAGGCGGCGTGATGGGCATTCCGTCTGAGCCGCAGGACTTCTTTACTGCTGCGACCAATGAGCGCATCACCAACGAGCAGCCTTTCGAGTGGGAAATTGGTGGGGATGTGTCCGTCGGTAAGCTCGTGCGTCAACAGTACGGTGATGACGTCGTTGACCACGTGGTTTCTGCGCTGTTGGGTGGAGTGTACTCCTGCGCCGCCGATGACCTGGGCCTGCGTGCCACGGTTCCGCACGTGGCGGCTGCGTTGGACACGATGGCTCAGGATGGGCCTGTTACGTTGTCCGCTGCCATCAAGCAGATCGAATCCGGCCGCAGCCCAGCCGAGGGCTCTGTCTTCGGCACCTTCAAGGGCGGCTACGCCGAGCTCTACGAGGCCCTGGCGGAGAAGTCCGGCGCGCAGATTCACCTCGACACTTTCGTTTCCGGTGTCACACGCAAGGGCGATGCCTTTGAGGTCACAGGCGCCCCGGGTGACCTGGGGCCCTTCGACCGCGTCCTGTTCGCCACCCCGGCGCCGACCACCGCGCGCCTCATCAAGGCCGTGGCTCCAGAGGCCGCCGAGCAGCTTGCTACGGTTCAGCTGGCATCCTCTGTGGTTGTGGGCTTCAACTTTGCTTCCGCCACGGACCCGGAGGGCAACGCGCTTCCCGACGCCACCGGCATCCTCATCGCCGCCGACGAACCCGACCTACGCGCCAAGGCCTTCACGCTGTCCTCCAATAAGTGGCCGCACCTAGGTGAGCGCGAGGGCTTCCTCGTGCGTGCGTCCTTCGGACGCTTCGGCGATGATGCCCTGGTGCGCGCGGAGGAGGACGATCTGGTGGACTATGCCCTCGATGATTTGCACGCGATTACCGGCTTCGACGGCCGCGCCGCTGGCGTGGAGGAGATCTATACGCAGCGCTGGTTCGGTGGCATCCCGCGTTACGACGAGAAGCACCTGGCTACCGTGGCCGCTGTGAAGAACTCTCTCGACGGGGTTGCGGGCATTGCTGCCACCGGTGCCTGGGCCGACGGCGTTGGCGTGCCGGCCGTCATCGCCGGTGCTCGCGCTGCTGCGCAGGGGCTCGTCAGTTAG
- a CDS encoding Txe/YoeB family addiction module toxin: MILSWAEEAWEDYLWWQSHDKKNLKRINNLIKDIPRNGNEGIGKPEPLKFELAGFWSRRITEEHRLVYRIKGGTIEIAGCRYHY; this comes from the coding sequence ATGATTCTTTCGTGGGCAGAGGAAGCATGGGAGGACTACCTCTGGTGGCAGTCTCACGACAAGAAGAACCTCAAGAGAATCAATAACCTCATTAAGGACATTCCACGAAACGGCAACGAAGGGATAGGCAAGCCCGAACCTCTCAAATTCGAGTTGGCCGGATTTTGGTCTCGGCGAATTACTGAAGAACACCGACTGGTCTATCGCATTAAGGGTGGAACCATCGAGATTGCTGGGTGCAGATACCACTACTAG
- a CDS encoding type II toxin-antitoxin system Phd/YefM family antitoxin, whose product MKTMSYSESRARYAEVLQSVVDDREEVIITRNGHESAVIVSLDDYNSLRETAYLLRSPRNAQRLLDSIEKLDAGEAAQHELIEETKRQ is encoded by the coding sequence ATGAAGACCATGTCTTACTCGGAATCAAGAGCACGGTACGCCGAAGTATTGCAGTCGGTTGTTGATGACCGCGAGGAAGTCATCATCACTCGCAATGGCCATGAGTCTGCAGTCATCGTTTCCTTAGATGACTACAACTCTCTTCGCGAAACTGCTTACCTTTTGCGCTCCCCTCGCAATGCGCAGCGCTTGCTCGATTCCATTGAGAAACTTGACGCTGGAGAAGCAGCGCAACACGAACTCATCGAGGAAACTAAACGCCAATGA
- a CDS encoding ABC-F family ATP-binding cassette domain-containing protein: MPISFSHLCVTWPDGSPCFTELTGTFSAPFTGLVGGNGSGKSTLAKVLAGLIEPTSGTVSADSVLYVDQDLGLHTSDTIADVFGATDALNAIARIEAGDYSDHLAATVGEQWDLAERIAAALDAAGIPFSLERTIGTLSGGEAVTVALTAAFFRKPDFLILDEPTNNLDSESRKRLLNLIQSSPVPVLVVSHDRELLEHADCIAELYHGSLREFEGNYSAYRAAIDAEQDSAQAKVRETKAEHRKQLRERAAMQTRIARDARRGKNFAASKRKPGMAMGNDKNRSERSSAGRSQQANDAVASAQSAHDQAQRALRDDTEVHIDLPGTELPAGTRVLVSDLLSITGPERVRLAGPNGSGKTTFFNRIAHGNVEYALPCGYIRQRIVLPSKKSVFDIVREANPTADPQFLRDQLAQMLFRNDKIHQPVGQLSGGERFRVEIARVLLSDPTPRFLLLDEPTNNLDIPTTDWLVEVLTSYRGAFILVSHDEHVCGRLNLTRTVHLDLLN, from the coding sequence ATGCCTATTTCTTTTTCTCATCTCTGCGTCACGTGGCCGGACGGCTCCCCTTGTTTCACGGAGCTCACCGGCACGTTTTCAGCACCATTCACCGGTCTGGTCGGAGGAAACGGCTCCGGAAAATCAACGCTGGCCAAAGTTCTTGCCGGCCTCATTGAACCGACGTCGGGCACTGTATCCGCGGACTCAGTCCTCTATGTCGACCAAGATTTAGGTCTGCATACGTCTGACACGATCGCCGATGTCTTTGGCGCGACCGACGCCCTCAACGCTATTGCCCGCATTGAGGCTGGCGACTACTCCGACCACCTCGCCGCCACCGTTGGTGAGCAGTGGGACCTAGCAGAGCGCATCGCAGCAGCCCTCGACGCGGCAGGCATCCCCTTCTCCCTGGAGCGCACCATCGGCACCCTATCCGGCGGTGAGGCCGTCACCGTGGCGCTAACCGCCGCCTTCTTCCGCAAGCCCGACTTCCTCATCCTCGACGAGCCCACTAACAATCTGGATTCTGAGTCGCGGAAGCGCCTACTCAATCTCATTCAGTCCTCACCCGTGCCGGTTCTCGTCGTCTCACACGACCGTGAGCTCCTCGAGCACGCAGATTGCATCGCTGAGCTCTACCACGGGTCACTCCGTGAGTTCGAGGGAAACTACTCCGCCTACCGCGCAGCGATTGATGCCGAGCAGGATTCCGCACAGGCTAAAGTTCGGGAAACCAAGGCTGAGCACCGCAAGCAGCTTCGCGAGCGCGCCGCCATGCAGACCCGCATCGCCCGCGATGCCCGTCGTGGCAAGAACTTCGCCGCCTCAAAGCGCAAGCCCGGCATGGCCATGGGCAACGATAAGAACCGTTCTGAACGCTCTTCCGCTGGGCGCTCTCAACAGGCTAACGACGCAGTCGCTTCCGCCCAGTCGGCCCATGACCAAGCGCAGCGTGCGCTTCGCGACGACACCGAAGTCCATATCGATCTCCCCGGCACTGAGCTGCCCGCGGGGACTCGCGTCCTCGTCAGCGATCTGCTCAGTATCACCGGTCCCGAACGGGTGCGGCTCGCCGGGCCCAACGGTAGCGGTAAGACCACTTTTTTCAACCGCATCGCTCACGGCAATGTCGAGTACGCGCTGCCCTGCGGATACATACGCCAACGCATCGTCTTGCCCTCGAAGAAATCGGTGTTCGACATAGTGCGGGAAGCAAACCCCACCGCCGATCCGCAGTTCTTACGCGACCAACTTGCCCAGATGCTCTTCCGCAATGACAAGATCCACCAGCCCGTAGGCCAGCTTTCTGGTGGCGAGCGCTTCCGCGTCGAGATCGCCCGCGTCCTGCTCAGCGATCCAACGCCGCGTTTCCTGCTTCTCGACGAACCGACGAACAACCTCGACATCCCCACCACCGACTGGCTAGTCGAGGTGCTCACGAGCTACCGCGGGGCATTCATCTTGGTCAGTCACGACGAGCACGTGTGCGGGCGGCTCAATCTGACGCGCACCGTTCATCTGGACCTCCTGAACTGA